The following are from one region of the Klebsiella aerogenes genome:
- a CDS encoding DsbE family thiol:disulfide interchange protein — MNRKLLFIPLALFLALAIALFWQLMRNADGDDPTTLESALIGKPVPEFRLEALNAPGKIYDRSVLISGKPLLLNVWATWCPTCRAEHQFLRGLAQQGVRVVGMNYKDDRQKAVNWLDSLGNPYTLSLFDGNGMLGLDLGVYGAPETFLIDGQGIIRWRHAGDLNPRVWREQLQPLWEKYSRESAS, encoded by the coding sequence GATCGCGCTGTTCTGGCAATTGATGCGTAATGCCGATGGCGACGATCCCACGACCCTGGAGTCGGCGTTGATTGGCAAACCGGTACCAGAATTTCGTCTTGAGGCGCTTAACGCTCCCGGCAAAATCTACGATCGTTCGGTACTCATCAGCGGCAAGCCGCTGTTGCTGAACGTCTGGGCGACCTGGTGTCCAACCTGCCGTGCGGAACATCAGTTCCTCAGAGGGCTGGCGCAACAGGGCGTGCGGGTGGTCGGGATGAACTATAAAGATGACCGGCAGAAGGCGGTGAACTGGCTGGACAGCCTCGGCAATCCTTATACGCTGAGCCTGTTTGACGGTAATGGCATGCTGGGGTTGGATCTCGGCGTCTATGGCGCGCCGGAGACCTTTCTGATCGATGGTCAGGGGATTATTCGCTGGCGTCATGCGGGCGACTTAAACCCGCGGGTGTGGCGCGAGCAGCTCCAGCCGCTGTGGGAAAAGTACAGCCGGGAGTCAGCCTCATGA
- a CDS encoding cytochrome c-type biogenesis protein CcmH: MVALLALILTSQAWAAIDAWQFKDEAQEQAFRDITSQLRCPKCQNNSIADSNAMIAADMRLKVYELMQQGQSKAQIVDYMVARYGNFVSYEPPVTAGTILLWLGPGLFVVAGIGLLIARSRRRGSLDAALSDEERQRLAALLKEGNER, translated from the coding sequence ATCGTTGCGCTGTTGGCGCTGATCCTGACCAGCCAGGCATGGGCCGCTATCGACGCCTGGCAGTTTAAAGATGAAGCGCAGGAGCAGGCATTCCGCGATATTACCTCGCAGCTGCGTTGCCCGAAGTGCCAGAACAACAGCATCGCCGACTCCAATGCGATGATTGCCGCCGATATGCGGCTGAAGGTTTACGAGCTGATGCAGCAGGGCCAAAGCAAAGCGCAGATCGTCGATTATATGGTGGCGCGCTACGGTAATTTTGTCAGCTATGAGCCGCCGGTGACGGCGGGAACCATTCTACTGTGGCTGGGGCCGGGACTGTTCGTCGTGGCCGGGATTGGGCTGTTAATCGCCCGCTCGCGACGTCGTGGAAGCCTCGATGCCGCGCTCAGTGACGAAGAGCGCCAGCGGCTGGCAGCATTACTAAAAGAAGGAAACGAACGATGA
- the ccmI gene encoding c-type cytochrome biogenesis protein CcmI, with protein MSLFVVIAALLLIGALALLYFPWQGNGAVDRDTLNRALYQSRLRELEQERADGNEAMVVELQRTLLADIPPGGQQSARPLSRWALLPGALLLALLSIGIYLKTSDFGQVLLWQQAERNYPALLQQVKDPTAPPLRMDELAQLRLGLRSHLQDHPDDLVGWQLLGRLGLLLNDGDTAIGAFGRAHALAADDPAATFDYASALVRAGDNGQMRMGELLLRDLHQRQPKSLPVLEMLALSAVRNEDYPQAVVALQQLLVLLPEGDARRQAIARQLAQAQQQAQ; from the coding sequence ATGAGTCTCTTTGTCGTTATCGCCGCACTGCTGTTGATTGGCGCGCTGGCGCTGCTCTATTTCCCATGGCAGGGCAACGGGGCGGTGGACCGCGATACCCTTAACCGCGCGCTGTATCAGTCGCGGCTGCGCGAGCTTGAGCAGGAGCGCGCCGATGGGAATGAGGCGATGGTCGTCGAACTGCAGCGCACGCTGCTGGCGGATATTCCGCCGGGCGGTCAGCAGAGCGCTCGTCCGTTAAGCCGCTGGGCGCTGTTGCCGGGCGCGCTGCTGCTGGCGTTATTGAGCATCGGTATTTACCTTAAAACCAGTGATTTTGGCCAGGTGTTGTTGTGGCAGCAGGCCGAACGGAACTATCCCGCGCTCTTGCAGCAGGTAAAGGACCCGACGGCGCCGCCGTTGCGTATGGATGAATTGGCTCAGCTGCGTCTGGGGCTGCGTAGTCATCTGCAGGATCATCCCGACGATCTCGTCGGCTGGCAGCTGCTCGGGCGGTTGGGTCTGTTGCTGAACGATGGCGACACGGCGATCGGCGCCTTTGGCCGCGCGCACGCGTTGGCGGCGGATGACCCAGCGGCGACTTTCGATTACGCCAGCGCGCTGGTGCGGGCGGGTGATAATGGTCAAATGCGAATGGGCGAACTGCTGCTGCGCGATTTACATCAGCGGCAGCCGAAGAGCCTGCCGGTGCTGGAGATGCTGGCGCTCAGCGCGGTGCGCAATGAAGATTATCCGCAGGCGGTTGTGGCGCTGCAGCAATTGCTGGTCCTGCTGCCGGAGGGCGATGCGCGCCGTCAGGCGATTGCCCGCCAGCTGGCGCAGGCGCAACAGCAAGCGCAGTAA
- a CDS encoding 3-hydroxybutyrate dehydrogenase, protein MNLNGKTALVTGSTSGIGLGIAKVLAQAGAQLVLNGFGDSNNARAEVAALGKVPGYHDADLRDVGQIEAMMRYAESEFGGVDIVINNAGIQHVAPVEQFAVEKWNDILAINLSSVFHTSRLALPGMRDRNWGRIINIASVHGLVASKEKSAYVAAKHGVIGFSKTLALETARTGITCNAICPGWVLTPLVQQQIDKRIADGADPEQAREQLLAEKQPSGEFVTPQQLGEMALFLCSDAAAQVRGAAWNMDGGWVAQ, encoded by the coding sequence ATGAATCTGAACGGTAAAACGGCGCTGGTCACCGGCTCCACCAGCGGAATTGGCTTAGGCATCGCCAAAGTGCTGGCGCAGGCTGGCGCACAGCTGGTGCTCAACGGCTTCGGCGACAGTAACAACGCCCGCGCCGAAGTCGCCGCGCTGGGCAAAGTCCCCGGCTATCACGATGCCGACCTGCGCGATGTCGGGCAGATTGAAGCGATGATGCGCTACGCCGAAAGCGAGTTTGGCGGCGTCGATATTGTGATTAATAACGCGGGTATCCAGCATGTCGCCCCGGTGGAGCAGTTCGCGGTGGAAAAGTGGAATGATATTCTGGCGATTAACCTGTCCAGCGTGTTCCATACCAGCCGCCTGGCGCTGCCGGGCATGCGCGATCGCAACTGGGGGCGCATTATTAACATTGCCTCCGTGCATGGTCTGGTGGCCTCGAAAGAGAAATCGGCCTACGTCGCCGCCAAACATGGCGTCATCGGTTTTAGCAAAACGCTGGCGCTGGAGACCGCACGCACCGGCATTACCTGTAACGCAATCTGCCCAGGCTGGGTGCTCACGCCGCTGGTGCAACAGCAGATCGATAAGCGCATTGCTGACGGGGCCGATCCGGAGCAGGCCAGAGAGCAATTGCTGGCAGAAAAACAACCTTCCGGTGAATTCGTGACCCCGCAGCAGTTGGGCGAAATGGCGCTGTTCTTGTGCAGCGACGCCGCCGCCCAGGTCCGCGGCGCGGCATGGAATATGGACGGCGGCTGGGTGGCGCAGTAA
- a CDS encoding GntP family permease has product MSVLIALAALALLMLAAYRGYSVILFAPIAALGAVLLTDPSAVGPTFTGLFMEKMVGFVKLYFPVFLLGAVFGKLIELSGFSRAIVAAAIRILGRRHAIPVIVLVCALLTYGGVSLFVVAFAVYPFAAELFRQSGIPKRLIPATVALGAFSFTMDALPGTPQIQNIIPTSFFGTNAWAAPWLGLIGSLFIITFGLLWLERQRRKAQAHGEGYGTDLQNEPETPDNINLPHPLIAIAPLLLVGVLNLLFTRWIPQWYGASHELTLPGLAKPIVTEVGKITAIWAVEAALLSGIIVVLVFGFRNIRGRLAEGSRTAVSGAILAAMNTASEYGFGAVIAALPGFLVLSKALTAIPNPLLNEAISVTVLAGITGSASGGMSIALGAMSDTFIATAHAANIPLEVLHRVASMASGGMDTLPHNGAVITLLAITGLSHRQAYGGIFAITVIKSLAVLFVIAVFYLTGIV; this is encoded by the coding sequence ATGAGTGTGTTGATTGCCCTGGCCGCGCTGGCATTACTGATGCTGGCGGCGTACCGTGGATACAGCGTTATCCTTTTTGCCCCTATCGCCGCGCTTGGCGCGGTCTTGCTCACCGACCCGAGCGCGGTCGGCCCTACCTTTACTGGCCTGTTTATGGAAAAAATGGTCGGTTTTGTGAAGCTCTATTTCCCGGTGTTTCTGCTGGGCGCCGTCTTCGGCAAGCTGATTGAGCTATCCGGCTTCTCGCGCGCGATCGTCGCCGCCGCCATACGTATTCTCGGGCGACGGCATGCTATCCCGGTGATCGTACTGGTGTGCGCCCTGCTGACCTACGGCGGCGTATCGCTGTTCGTGGTCGCCTTTGCGGTCTATCCCTTTGCCGCCGAGCTGTTTCGCCAGAGCGGCATTCCAAAACGGCTTATCCCGGCAACCGTCGCGCTGGGCGCGTTCTCATTTACCATGGATGCCCTGCCCGGTACGCCGCAGATCCAGAACATTATCCCGACCAGCTTTTTCGGCACCAACGCCTGGGCCGCGCCCTGGCTGGGGCTGATTGGCTCGCTGTTTATCATCACCTTCGGTTTACTGTGGCTGGAGCGTCAGCGCCGTAAAGCGCAGGCTCATGGCGAAGGCTACGGCACCGATCTGCAAAATGAACCGGAGACGCCGGATAACATTAACCTGCCGCATCCGCTGATCGCCATTGCCCCGTTGCTGCTGGTTGGCGTGCTGAATCTCCTGTTTACCCGTTGGATCCCGCAGTGGTACGGCGCAAGCCATGAGCTGACCCTACCAGGGCTGGCGAAACCGATTGTGACTGAAGTCGGCAAAATCACCGCAATCTGGGCGGTGGAAGCGGCGCTGCTTTCCGGCATCATCGTGGTGTTGGTGTTTGGTTTTCGCAATATTCGCGGGCGGCTGGCGGAAGGCAGCCGTACGGCGGTCAGCGGGGCGATCCTCGCGGCGATGAACACCGCCTCGGAATACGGTTTCGGCGCGGTGATCGCCGCTCTGCCGGGTTTCCTGGTGTTGTCCAAAGCGCTGACCGCAATTCCCAATCCGCTGTTAAACGAAGCAATTAGCGTCACCGTACTGGCCGGGATCACCGGTTCCGCTTCCGGCGGGATGAGCATCGCGCTGGGCGCGATGTCCGATACCTTCATTGCCACCGCCCACGCCGCCAATATTCCGCTCGAAGTGCTGCACCGCGTCGCCTCGATGGCCAGCGGCGGCATGGACACCCTACCGCACAACGGCGCGGTGATCACCCTGCTGGCGATCACCGGTTTAAGCCATCGCCAGGCCTATGGCGGCATCTTCGCGATTACGGTGATCAAAAGCCTTGCGGTCCTGTTTGTCATTGCCGTGTTCTATTTAACCGGCATTGTTTAA
- a CDS encoding 3-hydroxyacyl-CoA dehydrogenase family protein, giving the protein MYTPQLAVLGAGLMGVGIACHFARHGHAVCLYDTDPGRIGDIPGVATAILRELEECGQFDPAQRAAVLARLSGATALGELANATLLIEAIPERLPLKHALYAELEALIADDAIIASNTSGLPPDQLAQGMRHPERLLIAHFWHPPHFIPLVEVVPGSATLPHLAGEVSDFFTACALEAVVLNRAAPGFVGNRLQFALLREALHIVHSGIASPEVVDKVMRASLGRRYAMVGPLEAADMTGLATVQDICQHLLPELASGNEMMTLVADKVAQGDTGARSGQGFYRWDEARQKRIQSRREHQLRYALKP; this is encoded by the coding sequence ATGTATACACCTCAATTAGCGGTACTGGGAGCGGGCCTGATGGGCGTCGGCATTGCCTGTCATTTCGCCCGTCACGGCCATGCCGTTTGTTTATATGATACCGACCCGGGGCGCATCGGCGACATCCCCGGCGTCGCCACGGCCATTTTACGCGAACTCGAAGAATGCGGGCAGTTTGATCCCGCTCAGCGCGCTGCGGTGCTCGCGCGCCTGTCGGGCGCCACGGCATTAGGCGAACTCGCCAACGCCACCTTACTGATCGAAGCTATTCCGGAACGCCTGCCGCTCAAACACGCCTTATACGCCGAGCTGGAAGCGCTTATCGCCGATGATGCCATCATCGCCAGCAACACCAGCGGCCTGCCGCCGGACCAGCTGGCGCAGGGCATGCGTCATCCCGAACGATTACTGATCGCCCACTTCTGGCACCCGCCGCACTTTATCCCACTGGTCGAGGTGGTCCCCGGCAGCGCCACCCTGCCGCATCTGGCCGGCGAGGTCAGCGACTTTTTCACCGCCTGCGCGCTGGAAGCGGTCGTGCTCAACCGCGCCGCGCCGGGCTTTGTCGGCAACCGCCTGCAGTTCGCCCTGCTGCGCGAAGCGCTACATATCGTCCACAGCGGGATAGCCTCGCCGGAAGTGGTCGATAAGGTGATGCGCGCCTCGCTCGGCCGCCGCTACGCCATGGTTGGGCCGCTGGAAGCCGCCGACATGACCGGGCTGGCGACGGTACAGGATATTTGTCAGCACCTGCTGCCGGAGCTGGCCAGCGGCAACGAAATGATGACGCTGGTCGCCGATAAGGTGGCGCAAGGCGATACCGGCGCCCGCAGTGGACAAGGTTTTTACCGCTGGGATGAGGCCCGGCAGAAACGTATCCAGTCGCGCCGCGAGCACCAGCTGCGCTACGCCCTGAAACCGTAA